The Cellulomonas shaoxiangyii sequence GAGGAGCCGCAGGCGCGCGCCACGCGTCTCGTCGTCCGGGCGGCGCGCCGCGAGCTCGGCGGCGTGCGCGCGCGTCAGGTCGTGCATGACGAACCGCCCGTGCGCCTCGTCGACGAGGTGCTGCGAGCCGAGCGCCGCCAGGACCGCGGCCGCGCGCGCCACCGGGACGTCGAGCAGCGCGGCCGCGCCCAGCACCGACGTGCTCGCACACGGCAGCGCGCCCAGCAGGCACAGCGCCCGGGACTGCTCGGCGTCGAGCGCGGCCGTCGACGACGCGAGCACGTGCCGCACGGACGTCGTCGTGTCGCCGCCGTCCAGCTCGAGGGCGTCCAGGCGGTGCCGCGAGTCCTCGAGGCGCGCGACGGTCGCGGCGATCGTCGCGCCGGGGTCCGAGACGACCTGCTCCGCCGCGATCCGCAGCGCGAAGGGCAGCGCGTCGCACAGCTCGACGAGCCGGCGCGCCGCCGCCTCCTCGCGCGCCAGCGCCGGGGCGCCGATCGTGCGCGTCAGGAGCGCCGTCGCCTCCGCCGGGTCGAAGCGGCGGAGCGTGACGCGCCGCGCGCCGTGCCGCACCGCGAGGCCGGCGAGGCGGTCGCGGCTGGTCACGAGCACGAAGCACGTCGCCGACCCGGGCAGCAGGTCCTCCACCTGGTCCGCGGACGACGCGTTGTCCAGCAGGACCAGCATGCGGCGGTCGGCGAGCATGCTGCGCCACAGGGCGACGAGCTGCTCGTGCTGCTGCGGCGCGGACAGCACGCCGAGCGCGCCGAGCACCTGCCGCAGCGCCGCCGACGGCGTCAGCGGCGGGTGCCGCGGGTCGAACCCGCGCAGGTTCACGTGGACCTGCCCGTCCGGGAACCGGTCGCGCAGCATGTGCCCCGCCCGGACGGCGAGCGACGTCTTCCCGACGCCCCCCACGCCGACCACGCTGACGATGCGGGTGCCGTCGGGCGCGCCGGCGACGCGCAGCACGTCGACCAGCTCCTCCGCGCGGCCGACGAACGTGCCGATGTCCGGCGGCAGCTGCGCGGGGCGCACGTACCCGTCGACGTGGGCGACCGCGGCGGCCGTCGGGGTGGGCGCGGGCGGGGCGGCAGCTGCGAGCGGGGCCGCGGGCGCGGGCGGCGCGACGAGGGCCGGCGCGGCGGTGCCGCCGGCCGGGGCGGCGGCCCGCAGGCGGTCGTGCGCCGCCCGGGTCGCGGGTGCGGGGTCGATCCCGAGCTCGTCGTGCAGCGTGCGCCGCAGGTCGGCGTACTGGCCGAGCGCCTCGGCCGCGCGCCCGCAGCGGTGCAGCGCCGCCATGAGGACGGCGCGCAGCCGCTCGTCGTAGGGGTGCGTGGCGACCTCGGCGGCGAGGCGGTCCGCGGCGTCGGCGACCTCCGCGGCCCCGGCCGTCGCGGTCACGAGCTCGGTGCGGTCGACGAGCACGCGGACGCGCAGCCGCGCCAGCCGGTCGCGCTGCTCGGCGGCGTACGGGCCGGGCACGCCGGCGAGCGGGTCACCGGGGTGCCACAGCGCCAGCGCGGCGTCGAGGGCGGCGAGCGCCGTCCGGTCGTCGCCGGCCTCGCGGGCCGCGAGCGCCCGCCGCGCGAGCCGCTCGGCGCGTCGTGCGTCCACGTCGTCGGGGTCGGTCCCCAGCAGGTAGCCCGTCGGGGTGCGGACCAGGCGTCCCGCACCGAGGACGCGCCGCAGCCCCGACACGTACGTGTGCACGCTCCCCCGTGCGGTGGCGGGCGGGTGCTCGCCCCACGTCCCGTCCACCAGCTGGTCGTCGCCGACGACCTCGCCCGCCCGCAGCGCGAGGAGCGTGAGGACGGCGCGCTGCTTGGGTGCGCCGAGGTCCACGTCGGCGTCACCGAGCGTCGCCGTCACCGGGCCGAGCAGGCGGACGCGCAGCGCGAGGGGAGGGGGTGGCACGGCACTCCTTCACGACGTCGGCGGCGCCGGTCGCCGGATTCGTGTCGTTTGTACCTCCGCCCGGGGCAACGGTCAACGCGCGTCCGCACTCCAGTCCGTGCGCTCTGTCACAGCGACGGGAGCGCGGGGGTCGGGTCGCGGCGAACGCCTCGGCTCGGTCGTCGCCGTGCCGCCGGGCCCGACGCGGGCGGCCGTGCCCGGTCCGGGCGCGTCAGCGCGGGGCGTGCGCTGCGGCGACCTCCAGGAAGAGCTCGGTCGCCTCCTTCTCGCCCACGCTCACGCGGACGCCGTCGCCGGCGAAGGGGCGCACGAGCACGCCGGCGCGCGCGCAGCGCTCGGCGAACGTGGTGGCGTGGTCGCCCAGCGGCAGCCACACGAAGTTCGCCTGCGAGTCGGGCACGGCCCACCCCTGGGCCCACAGCGCCTCGAGCACGCGGACCCGCTCGGCGACCAGCGCCTCGACGCGCGTCAGCAGCTCACCCTCGGCGCGCAGCGAGGCCAGCGCGGCGAGCTGGGCGACGTGCGAGACGCCGAACGGCGTGGACGCCGCGCGGATGCCGTTGGCGAGCCGGGGCCGCGCGACGGCGTAGCCGACGCGCAGGCCCGCCAGCCCGTACGCCTTGGAGAACGTGCGCAGCACGACGACGTTCGGGTGCTCCGCGAAGAGCGCGAGCGCGTCGGGCGCCTGCGGGTCGCGGACGAACTCGACGTACGCCTCGTCGAGGACCACCAGCACGTCGCGCGGGACGCGGTCGAGGAACGCGCGCAGCTCGTCGTCGCGCACCGCCGGCCCGGTGGGGTTGTTCGGGGTGCAGACGAGCACGACCTTGGTCCGCCTGGTCACCGCGTCGGCCATCCGGGCCAGGTCGAGGCGGCCGTCGGCGCCCACCGGCACCCGGACGCCACGCGCGTGGGCCAGCTCGACGGCGATCGGGTACGCCTCGAACGAGCGCCACGGGAGCACGACCTCGTCGCCCTCCTCGCACACGGCCGTCAGCACGTGGCCGAGCACCGCGACGGACCCGCAGCCCGCGACCACCGACTCCTGCGCGACGCCGAGGCGCGCGGCGATCGCCGCGGTGAGCTCGGTCGCGTACATGTCGGGGTACCGGTTGACGTCCACGGCGGCGTCCGCGATCGCGACGACCACCGACGGCAGCGGCGGGTAGGGGTTCTCGTTGGACGAGAGCTTGTACGCCGCCGCCCCGACGGGCACGCGCGCGCCCGGGACGTACGCGGGCAGGTCGGCGAGGGCCTTGCGGAGGGGGACGCGGCTCACGCGCCCAGCATGCCACCGCGTCCGGTGGCAGGATCGCGGCATGGGATTCGTCGTGCGCGTCCTCATCAACGGTGTGGCGATCTGGGTGGCCACGCTGATCCTGCCCGGCCTGCAGGTGCTGGGCGGGCAGACCACCGCCGGGCGCATCGGCGTGATCCTGCTGGTCGCGCTGCTGTTCGGCATCGTCAACGCGGTGGTGAAGCCGATCGTCGCGCTGCTCTCGCTGCCGCTGTACATCCTCACGCTGGGCCTGTTCACGCTGGTCGTGAACGGCCTGATGCTCCTGCTCACCGAGTGGATCACCGAGCGCACCGACTGGGGCCTGCGGATCGACGACTTCGGCACGGCCGTGCTCGGCGCGCTCATCGTGTCCGTCGTCAGCTTCGTGCTCTCGGCGGTCACGAACCGCGACTGACGGCACGCGCGGACGGCTCGGGCGGCACCGGCACCGCCTGCGGGGACGGGGCGGGCGCGGGCACGAGGACGGCCTGCGGCGGCGTCGTCGCGACCCACTGCGTCGTCGTCGTGGTGGCCCCGCCCGGGCCGACGCCCAGCACGTCCGCGAGCGCCTGCCGCTCCCGGGAGTCCTCCGGTGCCTCGGCGAGCGCGGCGTCCACCGCGTCGGCCGTGCGCGCGTACCCGCCCACGTCGTGGGCCTCGAACGGCTGGTCGGGCAGGGACCGGCTGTCGATCCCGACGACGTCCGCGCGGCGCGTGCCCGGCTCGGCGTCGAGCGACGGGACGCCGTCCATGTCGTTCACCAGGGCGACGTGCACCGTCCCCGGCGGCAGCGTCCGCGGGACGTCGGGCGACCCGGCGGTCACGACGGCCCGCACGGCGTAGGCGCCCGTCGCCGCGACCGTGGCCGCCACCATCCCGCCCTGCGAGTGCCCGACGAGCATCACCGGGTCCTCGCGGCCCACTCCCGCGGCCGCCATGGCGGCGAGCACCGCCGCCGACATCGCGTCGGGCCGACCCGCGGCCAGCTGGGCGTTCGTGCCGTTGTGCGTCGGCGACAGTCCCGTCAGGCCCGGTGACTGCGTGCCGGGGATCGCGACGACCCACGACACCGCGCCGTCCGCGCGCTCGATGCGCTGCACCGTGATCGTCGCCTCCGGGAGGCCGACCGGCCCGTGGCCGTACGTGGACCCGACGAGGCGCATCGCGTCGCCCAGGTCACGGACGCGAGGGCTCACGACCGGCCCGAGGAGGGGAGTCACGGAGGGCGGCCGGAAGGGGACCGCCCGCGCCGCGGCGGCGACCAGGTCCTCCATCGCGCGTCCGCTGCGCATCCACGGCGGCAGGGTCGTGGCGAGCGCCCCGGTGACGAACGCGAGGGCGTCCGCCGTGCCCGGGGCGTCGAGCAGGCGCGCCGGGACGGACGGCAGCCCGTCGATCGTCGCGTCGAGGGGGTTGCGGCCGCCGCGCACCCACAGGAGGACGTTGCGGACCCAGTCGCGCAGCACCTGGTCCGCGACCCACGCGACGCCGGTGGACACCAGCAGCGGCAGCATCAGGGGTCCGCTGCCGGCGGCCGCGGCCCCCGCGACCTCGAGCCCCGCCCGGGCGGCCCGGGCGGCGTCGGACTCGGCCTCGGCGTAGCGCTCGGCCGCTCCCGCCATGCCGCGCGCGAGGGCCCGGACGTCGTCGGCGAGGTGGTGCGGCGCGTACCAGGCGGTCCGGACGTCGCGCAGGGCCTGGTCGAGGGCCGCGGCCTCCGGGGTGCCGGGCAGCGTCGCCACCTCGTACGTGGCCGTCATGAGGTCGGCCGCGGCGCCGTCCAGGCGCTCCGCGAACGCCCGCAGCCGCGCGGCCGCGGCGGCGAGCGCGTCGCACTCGACGGTCGTGGTGCCTGCCGACGTGACGTGCACGACGGTGCGGTCGGCGCCCGTCACGGGGCACCGCCGGGGTGGGCGGCCGTCAGGTCCCGGCAGACGGCGGCCTCGCGGGCGGCGACGACGCGGGCGTCGAGCTGGTCCAGCGCCGCCAACGCGTACCGCGCGGCCTGGTCGAGCTCGGCCCGCCGGTGCGCGGCGGCGTCCGCGGCGCGCCCCCGCCACCAGACGTCGTCGAGCACGGCCAGGGCGGTGCGCGCGGCGGCGACGTCGGCGCGCGCGGCGTCCACGAGAGCCTGGATCCGGGAGGTGGCCATGGCGAGGACGGTAGGGACCGGCCGGTGCCGTCCCGTCGCGCCCCGCGCACCGCTGCGGACGGGCTCGCGGCCACCCCGGGCTGTGGTCGGTCCGGGGTCAGCCGTCCGGGCTGGCCCTGCTCCACCAGGGCTCGTCCGGGCGCGCCAGCACCAGCGCGCCGACGACGGCCGCGGCGACCGTACCGGCCACGCGCCACCCGTCGCCGCCCGTCGCACCGCCCGCGAGCGCCGCGGCGACCAGCGCGAGCACCTGAGCCCCGGCCTGCACGACGAGGGCGACCGGGGCGGCGTCCCGCAGCACCGCGAGCTCGACCCGCGTCCGGCGCCCGGTGCGGGCGGCGACGGCCGCGAGCCACAGCACGGCGTGGACCAGCAGCACGAGCAGCGCGAGCCGCCAGGCCTCCGGCGGCCCCGCGACCAGCACGCGCACCCCCAGCCCGAGCACCAGGAGCGCGGGCGCCACCGACCGCGGCCACACCGCGGGCGCCGCGCCCGCCACGACGAGCAGCACCGCCACCGCCGTCGGCACCGCTCCCCCCGCCGCGGTCGCCGCGGCGGCGAGCCCGGCGAGCGCGAGCGCGCCGCGCAGCACGAGCGCGTGCACCGCGGGACCCGTGCGGAGCGTGACGGAGGGGTCCGTACGGCGCGCCGCACCGGGTCGCACCGACCCGACGGCGCGCCGCACGCGGTCGGCGGTCCGGCGGACGCGCTCCGTCCCGGCGCTCATGCGCGCGCCCCGGCGTGGCCCCGCCGGCGGGGCGCCGCCGCGCTCACGCGGGCACCCCCGCCCCCGGGCGGCGCCGGGCGCGCCGCGCCAGCGCCTGCAGCGCCACGCCGGGCGCGTCACGCCAGGTGACGAGCTCGACGTCGTGGTCCGCGAGCGCGGCGAGCCGGTCGGCACGCCTCACCTGCACGATCCGCAGGGCCAGCTGCTCCCGCGACCCGAGGTGCGCGGTCCGCACGCGCGGCAGCACGTCGACGGCGAGGACCCGGTGCCCGGCGCGGCGCCACTGCTCGGCGGTCGCCGCGGCCTCGTCGTCGAGGAAGGTCGAGAACAGCACGACGAGCGCGCCCGACGGCACGCGCGGCGGTCGCAGGCGCGTGGCCGGCTCCCCCTCGGGGTGGGTGAGGGCGAGCGCGTGGCGGATGCGGTCGAGCTGGCGGCGGCCGCCGCCGGGCGGGAGCGGCCGGCGGCGCACGCCGAGGTCGTCGAGCCCGACGCGGTCCCCGCGGTCGAGGAAGGCGCGCGCGACGGCCGACGCCGCCTGGCGGGCGCGGTCGAGCGACGTCGCGTCCTGCGGGCGGGGCGGCTGCGACCCGCGCCACGTGAGCGGGTCGGGGCCGACGTCGTCGCGGCTGTCGACGACGAGCACGACGACGGCCTCGGCGAGCGCGTGCTCGCGGCGGACCCACAGCTCGCGCAGGTCGGGCGACCGGCGGGCGGTGACGCGCCAGTCGATGCGTCGCAGCCGGTCGCCCGGCGCCCACGGGTGCACGTCGCGCAGGTCCCCGCCCTCCCCGGGCCGCGGCGACGGGTGCCCACCGGTGAGGCCGCGCAGGCGCGGCGGCAGCGGCACGTCGGGCAGGACGCCCGCGGTGGGCAGCACGACGGTCCGCCGTGCCACCGGCGGCGTCGGGTGCGCCACGGAGGCGGCGCCCGCCCCCACGCCCTGCACGTGCACGGTGGCGACCTCCTGCGGCCCGGTGCGCACGGTGCGCGTCAGCACCGGGACCCGCCGCACGCCCCGGACCTGCACGAGCGCATCGGCCACCGGCTGGTCGTGCCGCAGCACGTCGAGGTTCGCCGCCACCGCCCCGGGCGGCGCGTGGAGGACGACCGTGCCGGTGAGCCGCCCGCCCTCGCCGGCACCCTCGCCGGACCCCTCCCCCGCGTCGTCCTGACCCGCGGCCAGCGACGCGCGCACGGGCCCG is a genomic window containing:
- a CDS encoding AfsR/SARP family transcriptional regulator, yielding MPPPPLALRVRLLGPVTATLGDADVDLGAPKQRAVLTLLALRAGEVVGDDQLVDGTWGEHPPATARGSVHTYVSGLRRVLGAGRLVRTPTGYLLGTDPDDVDARRAERLARRALAAREAGDDRTALAALDAALALWHPGDPLAGVPGPYAAEQRDRLARLRVRVLVDRTELVTATAGAAEVADAADRLAAEVATHPYDERLRAVLMAALHRCGRAAEALGQYADLRRTLHDELGIDPAPATRAAHDRLRAAAPAGGTAAPALVAPPAPAAPLAAAAPPAPTPTAAAVAHVDGYVRPAQLPPDIGTFVGRAEELVDVLRVAGAPDGTRIVSVVGVGGVGKTSLAVRAGHMLRDRFPDGQVHVNLRGFDPRHPPLTPSAALRQVLGALGVLSAPQQHEQLVALWRSMLADRRMLVLLDNASSADQVEDLLPGSATCFVLVTSRDRLAGLAVRHGARRVTLRRFDPAEATALLTRTIGAPALAREEAAARRLVELCDALPFALRIAAEQVVSDPGATIAATVARLEDSRHRLDALELDGGDTTTSVRHVLASSTAALDAEQSRALCLLGALPCASTSVLGAAALLDVPVARAAAVLAALGSQHLVDEAHGRFVMHDLTRAHAAELAARRPDDETRGARLRLLAWYVRTIADQSAQTRLAFDVPAAPHDVPALTDHAALLRWTVDELPNMTALIRDGQVHGHHALAWRLAALLFETFYAAGDAGEWLRLLRVALRSARAVDDRRGQAVLLNHASVACSRLGRNDLAVERLQEGLDVLGDDDWWYRVSLGLNLASTLREAGEYAAARPAAIDAHRLAGRIGDAYYEAASADVLCELYVETGDLSAAVEVGTPALAQARAARNRIVEANLLVNLGLASDGLLEHDVAEERFAQALRTCADIGDRYHEALALFGLARVRSGRGDAAAAAEARPLAERALVRFQELAAEEAGAVREFLALLTLEVG
- the hisC gene encoding histidinol-phosphate transaminase gives rise to the protein MSRVPLRKALADLPAYVPGARVPVGAAAYKLSSNENPYPPLPSVVVAIADAAVDVNRYPDMYATELTAAIAARLGVAQESVVAGCGSVAVLGHVLTAVCEEGDEVVLPWRSFEAYPIAVELAHARGVRVPVGADGRLDLARMADAVTRRTKVVLVCTPNNPTGPAVRDDELRAFLDRVPRDVLVVLDEAYVEFVRDPQAPDALALFAEHPNVVVLRTFSKAYGLAGLRVGYAVARPRLANGIRAASTPFGVSHVAQLAALASLRAEGELLTRVEALVAERVRVLEALWAQGWAVPDSQANFVWLPLGDHATTFAERCARAGVLVRPFAGDGVRVSVGEKEATELFLEVAAAHAPR
- a CDS encoding phage holin family protein, which produces MGFVVRVLINGVAIWVATLILPGLQVLGGQTTAGRIGVILLVALLFGIVNAVVKPIVALLSLPLYILTLGLFTLVVNGLMLLLTEWITERTDWGLRIDDFGTAVLGALIVSVVSFVLSAVTNRD
- a CDS encoding DUF58 domain-containing protein — its product is MTSVTLGAAACVVLLLVGAFSGRPDVAVLGAGPLLVTVREVLRRPAGPVRASLAAGQDDAGEGSGEGAGEGGRLTGTVVLHAPPGAVAANLDVLRHDQPVADALVQVRGVRRVPVLTRTVRTGPQEVATVHVQGVGAGAASVAHPTPPVARRTVVLPTAGVLPDVPLPPRLRGLTGGHPSPRPGEGGDLRDVHPWAPGDRLRRIDWRVTARRSPDLRELWVRREHALAEAVVVLVVDSRDDVGPDPLTWRGSQPPRPQDATSLDRARQAASAVARAFLDRGDRVGLDDLGVRRRPLPPGGGRRQLDRIRHALALTHPEGEPATRLRPPRVPSGALVVLFSTFLDDEAAATAEQWRRAGHRVLAVDVLPRVRTAHLGSREQLALRIVQVRRADRLAALADHDVELVTWRDAPGVALQALARRARRRPGAGVPA